From the genome of Labedella gwakjiensis:
CCCACCGAGGTCGCCGCGGCGGAGAAGTTCTCGGGAATGGTGACGACGGCCGTGTAGCTGCCGTCGGCGAGACCCGATTCCGCGTCGTCCTCGTCGGTGATGACCCAGGTGTAGTTGGTGTCGTCGTTGCCGACGAGGCCGGCGGAGAGCTGGCGTCCGAGGGGGACTTGCTGACCGTCGATCTCCACGGGCTCGTCGTTGTTCACGATGGCCGCGGTGACCTGCGGCAGGCGCTCCTCGGGGTTCCACAGGGCCCAGACGAGGATCCCGGCCACCACGAGGGGTACGAGGATGATGCCGAGGATGCCGAGCCAGCCGATGCGGCGGTGGCTGCCGGCGCGTTCGAGGATGCTGACGGGGGTGCTCATGCGCGTACCTGCGTTCCTGCGTGTCGGGAGTGTGCGGACGGATCGGGGGCGGCCCCGGGCTCCGCGAGTCGGTGGGTGGCGCCGGGCGCGGACAGCACGTCGGCGGTGTCGCCGGTGGTTCCGAGGAGGAGCGCCGTGGGCCCGCCTCGTCGCGACGGTGCACCGCTCGTGCTCGCGAGGAGATCGCGGAGCTGGGCGCGCACGCGCGTGTCGGAGATCGCGTCGATGCCGTCGACGGCCAGGATCGATGGCCGCTCGGCGACCGCGCGTCGCAGGGCGACGACCGGGTCCTCCGATCGCGCGAGGTCGACGTAACCGGTGCGCGAGCGCGCGCCGCTCGCCCGGACGGGCAACGGCAGGCCGGCCACCTTGAGCTTGCCCTCGGTGGGCTCGAGCCGGCCCGTGAGTGTCAGGAGGGCCGCCGAGACGGTGAGGGGCGACGGGCCCTGGAGGACGAGTGAACCGCCGACAGGCACCACGAGGGAGAGGTCGGAGACGATCGTGGTGTCGTCGTCCGCCACACGCACGCCCTGCGCGGCGATCGCCACGTCGGCGCCGGGCGCGGGGAAGTCGCGCAGGGCGAGCTCCTGGTGGATGCCCTCGCCCTCCACGTCGAAGCGGGGGAGGACCTTGTCGAGCTTCTTCGGGATCCACCAGGCGCGGTCGCCGAGCAGCGTGAGGACCGCCGGCATCAACGTCATGCGCACGACGAAGGCGTCGATGAACACGCCCGTGGCGAGTCCGAGCGCGATGGGCTTGATGTTCGTGTCGCCCTCGGGGACGAAGGCGGCGAAGACCGCGAACATGATGATCGCGGCGGCCGTGACGACCTTGGCGGAGCCGAGGAAGCCTGTCGTGATCGACCGCCTCGCGTCGCCGGAGTGCACGTAGTCCTCCCGCATGCGGGCCACGAGGAACACCTCGTAGTCCATCGCGAGGCCGAAGAGCACACCCATGAGGATGATCGGCATGAAGCTGATCACCGGCCCGGTGTTCGCGACGTGGAGGAGGTCTGCTCCCACCCCGTCCTCGAACACGAGGGCGACGACGCCGAAGGACGCGAGCACCGAGAGCAGGTAGCCGAGGGCCGCCGTGACGGGGACCCAGATGGAGCGGAACACCATCGTGAGGAGGATGAGGGAGAGTCCGACGACGAGGATTCCGAAGGGCAGGAGCGCTCCGCCGAGTCGGTCGGAGACGTCGATGCCGACGGCGGTGAACCCGGTCACGGAGAGGTCGACGTCGTATTCGTCGAGGAAGTGCTGGTGCAGCCCGCGGATCTCGGCGACGAGCGCCTTCGTCTCCTCGGAGTCCGGCGAGCCTTCGGGGATCACCTGGATGATGCCCGTGTCGGCTGTGGCGTTCGGGGTGGCGAGCGGCACGGCGGCGACGCCGTCGAGGTCTTCGATCTCGCTCTTGAGGTCGTCCATGAGGCCGAGCGGATCGGTGCTCTCGACGATCGAGCCGGTGACGATGAGCGGACCGTTGTAGCCCTCGCCGAAGTTGTCGGAGACCATGTCGTAGGCGATGCGCGCCTGATCGTCCTCCGGGAGCGCTCCGGCGTCCGGGAGGGCGAGCCGGAGACCCATGGCGGGCAGGGCGAGAAGAGCGACAGCACCCACGACGACGACGATCGTGACGATCGGCCACCGCGTGGCGGCCTTCACCCAGCCGTGGAAGAAGCGGTTCGGCTTCACGGCCTCGTGGTCGGAGGAGACGTGCGCGAGCGGGTCGTGCGCACCCTGTTCCTCGATCTTCCGCCGCACCCGCTTCGGCACGATCCGCATGCGGGCGATGCCGAGGATGGCGGGAATGAGCGTGAGGGAGATGATCACGGCGACAGCCACACCGACCGCCGCGGCGACGCCCATGACGGTGAGGAACGGGATGTTGGCGACCGAGAGCCCCACGAGGGCGATGATCACGGTGAGGCCGGCGAAGATCACGGCGGAGCCCGCCGTGGCCACCGACTGGGCGGCCGACTCCTCCGGATCCATGCCGCGTTTCAGGTTGTCCTGATGCCTCGAGATGATGAACAGCGCGTAGTCGATCCCCACCGCGAGTCCGAGCATGAGCGCGAGCATGGGGGTCGTCGACGAGACCGTGCCGAAGGCCGTGGAGATGTAGATGAAGGCGATCGAGATGGCGACGCCGAGGAGCGCCGTCATGAGGGGGATGCCGGCGGCGATCGCCGAGCCGAACGTGAGCATGAGCACCACGAGCGCCACGAGGATGCCGATCACCTCGGTGATCGTGAACGCGGGGAACGACGTGCTGTAGAGCTGGCCGCCGAGGGCGGATTTCACACCGTCGGGCAGGTCGTCTGCGAGGGTCGCGGCGATCGTCGAGACGTCGTCCTTCGTCGTCTCGGTGATGTCGCCGGACGGGCCGTCGAACTGGATCGACACGATCGCCGCGCGCGAGTCGTCGGAGATGGTGTCGTCGACCGTGCCGTCGTACGGCGAGGTGGCGCTGTCGACCTGCTTCAGGTCCTCGAGGCTCGCGATGGCGTCCTCGACGGGTCCCTCGACGTCGTCGTCCCGCACGCTCGAGCCGGACGGCACCTCGACGACGATCTGAGCCGTCGCACCGCTCACCTGGGGGAACGTCGTCGCGAGGCGATCGAGCGCCTCCTGCGACTCGGTGCCCGGGATCGAGACCCCGTTGTCGGTGCCCTGGTTGAACAGGAGCGCGGAGCCGCCCACGAGCGCGAGCAGGATGATCCAGATCGCGACGACGGTCTTTCGGGTGCGGAACGCCCAGCGGCCGAGCGAATACAGCAGTGAGGACACGCGGTCTCCTGTGGATGGGTGGGAAAGTTTCGATACACCGGCGTATCCAATACACGAATGTATCCCGATACACTGGTGTATCGCAATCTCCCCAGGAAAGGCCCAGAATGTCCCCTGACGTCGAGACCGTGCACCCCGCCGCCGACTCCGATCGACGGCGCCGCACGCGCGAGCGTCTGATGGACGCGGCCTTCGATGTCTTCGCAGAGGCCGGAGTGCACGCGGCATCCGTCGAGGCCATCTGCGAACGGGCCGGCTTCTCCCGAGGCGCCTTCTATTCCAATTTCGAATCGAAGGAGGAGCTGTTCTTCGCACTCTCCGATCGCGAGGTGGACAGCACTCTCCTCAAGGCGTCGGACCTCGCGAGGGAGGTACTGCCGGCGACACCCGCCGACGACGATGATGTGGTCGCGGAGGTCGTCCGCACCATGATCACGTTCGTCGGTGGCGAGGCGAACTGGCACCGGATCGTCGCCGAGTACCGCCTGCTCGCCATGCGCGACGGCGTCGTCGCTGCCCGCTACGTGGACTTCTCCCGGCGACTCAACGATCGCGTGGTCGAGCTCCTGCAGACCGTCACGCTCGGCGCGGGGCTGCGTTTCGTCGGCGATCTGCAGCTCATCTCCCGCACCCTGCTCGCCCTCTTCGGGGCCATCACGGAGGACCGTCTCCTCGTGGGAGTGGCCGGTGACGTCTCCGTCGAGGACTCGCTCGCCTTCGACGCGATCGTCGCGTACGTGCACCTCGTGACCGAGCCTGACGACTGATTCCAGGGTCGGATGTCACTCCCCGATCCGCACCCCGTCGGCGAGGCGCACGACGTGATCGGCCTCGCGGATCACGACGGGATCGTGTGAAACGCACACGACGGCGACGCCCCGCTCGGCCTCCGATCGCATGATCGAGCGGATGCGTTCGGCGCTGTCGCTGTCGAGTCCCGTGGTCGGTTCGTCGAGGAGGAGGAGGTCGGCGCCCCGCGCGATCCCCTGGGCGAGCAGCGCGCGTTGACGCTGACCGCCCGAGAGGGACGCTAACGGGTGGGTCGCGAGCGCGGTGATCCCGAGGCGGGCCATCGCCTCGGCGACCGCGGCCCGGCCGTCGGCGCCGAGCGGGTGCCATCGTCCCGTCCGGCCCCACGTTCCCACCGTGACGACGTCGCGAACCGTGACGGGCAGCCGGTCGGAGATGGCTGTGCGTTGCGGCACGAAGGCGATCGCGCCATCGACGGAGCGTGTGCCCGATGTCGGGTCGCGCGTGCCGGCGAGTACCTCGAGGAGAGTGGACTTGCCGGCGCCGTTCGGTCCTGCGATGACCGTCGTCGATCCGGCATGAACGTCGAGATCCACCCCTCCGAGTGCGCTGCGGCCGTCGAAGTCGACGTGCACGCCGCGCAGGTGAGCCCGCTGCCGCGAGTGGGTGGTGATCGACGTCATGCCGTCCATCCTACTCAGTTGATAACTGTTCTCATTATCGACTACGGTCGGGTGTCATGCCCTTCCCGATCGTCGGAATCCTCGAGCCGTTCACGCTCGACTTCCTCCAGCGCGCCCTCGTGGGTGGAGCGCTCGTCGCCGTGCTCTGCGGTGTCGTGGGCACGTGGGTCGTGATCCGCGGAATGGCCTTCCTCGGCGAGGCCCTGGCGCACGGCATGCTGCCGGGCGTCGCGCTCGCGACGGTTCTCGGAATGCCCGTGCTCGTCGGTGGGGCGGTCAGCGCCGTCGCGATGAGTGTCGGGATCGCGGCCCTGCAACGCCGTGCCCGGCTCTCCTACGACACGAGCATCGGCATGCTCTTCGTCGCGATGCTGGCGCTCGGCGTCATCGTCATCTCCCACTCGGGCAGCTTCGCGACCGACGCGACGTCGATCCTCTTCGGCGACATCCTCGCGATCACGGCACTCGACATCGCGCTTCTCGCGATCGCGGCGCTCGCCGGGATCGCGCTCGCCGCCGCCTTCCACCGGCCGCTCGTGGCGCTCGCGCTCGACACCCGGATCGCAGCCGTGCTCGGTCTCGGTCCGCGCTCAGCCCAGGCCGTGCTCGTCGGCCTCGTGACCCTCGCGGTCGTCGCGTCCTATCAGGCCGTCGGCTCGCTCCTCGTGGTCGGGCTGCTCCTCGCGCCGGCGGTCGCCGCCGCGCAGTGGACCACGCGCATCCCCACTCGGATGGTGCTCGCCGCCGTGCTCGGTGTCGTCTCGGTGTTCGTCGGGCTGCTGATCTCCTGGCATGCGGCGACGGCAGCCGGGGCATCGGTGGCGGCGACCGCCATAGCCGTCGCGGGTCTGTCGTGGGCCGCGCGCGCGTCGCTCACGGCGTTCCGACCGCGACGCCTGCAGATCCCCGTGCCGGCTTAACTCCCGGCCGCGCCCTACCCTCCTCGTTCCGCCCCATCTGAAAGGTCTCCGTGCACCTCCGCCACACCACGTCCGCTCTCCTCCTCGGCGCGCTCGCGTTCGGACTCTCCGCATGCGCGCCCGGCCCCGCCGCCCCGACCTCGGACGAGACGGGCTCAGAGGGGGCGGCCGGTGACGGGCATGGAGCGGTCGCGAACGCCGCGGAGCTCTCCGAACCGCGGCTCGGACTCACCTCGATCGATCCGATGGGGTCGGTCTCGCATCTGGATCTCCTGGACGAGACCGTCACCGAGATCGGCAGTATCGGGGCTCCGGAGGCGATGACGACCGACGGTCGCTACCTGTTCGCGCAGACGGACGCCGGCCTCGAGATCGTCGACAGCGGTGTGTGGACGTGGGATCACGTGGACCACTTCCACTACTACCGGGCCGACCCGCGGCTGATCGGCACGGTCGAGGGCGGCGGCGAGGCGACCGTCGCCACCACGAACCTGTCGACCACGGGCGGCACGGGGGTCTTCTTCGCCGAATCCGGCGAGGCCGTGCTGCTCGACACCGAGGCGCTCTCGAAGGGAGCGATCTCGGAGTTGTTCCGGCTCACGGCCGAGCCCGGCGCGGGGATGGTCGTACCCGTCGGATCGTTCGCGCTCGTCACGGAGGGCACGGGTGCCTCGACGGCCGTCGTCGGCTACACCTCCGAGGGGCGGAAGACCGGTCTCGTGGAGGCGTGCCCTCACGCTGCCGGCACCATCACCACCCGCGTGGGTGCCGTCATCGGGTGCGGAGACGGGGCGCTGCTCGCGTCGGTGGAGGACGACGAGCTCGTCGTGGAGCGGATCCCGTACCCCGCCGATACGACCGCCCCGGCCGCGACGGCGTTCGACAATCGCGAGGGCCGCCCCACCGTCGCGGGCCTCGCCGGGGACGAGGGCGTCTGGCTGCTCGATACCCGTGAGCGCTCGTGGACCCTGCTGCCCGCACCGGCCCCGCTCGTGCACGTGACGGCCGTCGACGACGAGGACGAGAACGTGCTCGCTCTCACCGAGGACGGCCGCGTGCTCGTCCTCGACGCCGTCGGCTCCGTCATCGCCGAGACCGCCCCCCTCGTCGATGCGTCGCTCGCCGACGGCTGGACTCCCGCGCTCGTCGCCGACCAGCAGCGGGCCTACCTCAGCGCCCCTTCGGAGCGGCAGCTGTACGAGATCGACTACGCCGACGGCGCGCGCATCGCGCGCACGTTCGAGACCGCCACCGAGCCGCTCTTCACGGCCGAGACGGGACGGTGAGCGTGAACCGGAACGTTCTGCGCGCGACGCTGGCCACCACTGCGACGGCCATCGCCGTGGTGCTCTCCTTCGCGGGGTGTTCGCCAGCCGGAGACGACCGTCCCCTCGTGATCGTCTCGACGAACATCCTCGGCGACGTCGTCGGCGAACTCGTCGGCGGCGAGGCGGAGGTCGTCACCCTCATGAAGCCGAACGCCGACCCGCACTCGTTCGAGATCTCCGCGCAGGAGGCCGCCCGCGTGCGCTCGGCCGACCTCGTCGTCTCGAACGGGCTCGGGCTCGAGGAAGGCCTGCAGCAGCACCTCGACGCCGCGGCCGCCGACGGCGTGGAGACGTTCGTCGCCGGCGACGCCATCGACGTCCTCGATTACAGCGAGGGCGACGCGGAGGGGAGTCCGGACTCGCACTTCTGGACCGATCCCGCGCGCATGATCGACGTGGTCGACGCGCTCGAGCCGGTGCTCGCCGAGCTCGAGGGTGCGGATCCGGGTGTCGTCTCCGAGCACACGGCCGCCTATCGTGCGGAGCTCGAGGACCTCGACGCGGAGATGGTCGCGGCCTTCGCCGCGATCCCCGAGGAGCGCCGGGCGCTCGTCACCAACCACCACGTCTTCGGTTACCTCGCCGACCGCTTCGATTTCGACGTCGTCGGGGCCGTCATCCCCGGCGGTACGACCCTCGCGGCCCCGTCCGCCTCCGATCTCGCCGACCTCGTCGAGGCCGTCGAGGAGACCGGGGTGCCCACGATCTTCGCGGAGTCCTCGTCGCCAGACCGGCTCGTCCAGGCGCTCGCGAGCGAGGCCGATATCCGCGTCGACGTCGTCGAGCTGTTCACGGAGTCCCTCACGGGACCCGACGGCGGCGCCCCCGACTACCTGACCATGATGCGCGTCAACACGGAGCGCATCGCAACAGGGCTCTCTCGCTGAGCGCTCGACCCACCACAAGAAGAAGGAAACGCCTATGAATACCCCGCGCCTCCGACGAGCCGGCGTCACGCTGCTCGCTGTCGGCACCATCGCCACCCTCGCGGCCTGTTCGACGAGCACCGCGCCGTCGGCCGACACCACGACGACTCCGGCTGCGGCCGACGGACGGATCGCCGTCGCCTACGAGGGTGGAATCCTCGTCCTCGACGGCACGACCCTCGAGACCGTCGCCGACCTCGGCAGCGAGGAGTTCACGCGCCTCAACCCGGCCGGTGACGGCCGGCACGTCATGGTCACGATGAGCGATGGCTTCCAGGTGCTCGACACCGGTGCCGGTACGACCGACGAACCCGAGCTCACGGACACGATCTTCGCCGCTGATACCCCCGGACACGTCGTCCGCCACGGCGGCAAGACGATCCTCTACGCCGACGGCACGAGCGACACGACGATCTTCGACACCGACGCGCTCGCCTCGTCGGACGGCCTCCCCGAGGTCGAGACCATCCCGGGCGTCGAGGCGCACCACGGTGTGTCCGTCGTGCTCGAGGACGGCACCTTCCTCACGACCGTCGGAAACGCTGACGGACGTAACGGCATCGAGGTGCGCGACGCCTCCGGTGCTGTGATCGCGTCGAACGACCAGTGCCCCGGTGTCCACGGCGAGGGCACGGCGGCCGACGAGGCCGTGGTGTTCGGGTGCGAGGACGGCGCGCTCGTCTACCGCGACGGCGAGATCGTGAAGCTCGACGCCCCCGATCAGCCCTACGGCCGGATGGGCAACGCCTACGTCAGCGAGTCCAGCCCGATCGTGGTCGGCGACTACAAGACCGATCCCGACGCCGAGGGCTACCTCCTCGGCGCGGTCACGCTCATCGACACGACCGCTGACACCCTCGAGGTCGTCGACCTTCCCGAGGGTGTGGAGTACACCTTCCGCGGAGTCGCTCGCGGCCCTGACGACCTCGCGTACATCATCGGTTCGGATGGGGCGATCCACGTTCTCGACCCCGAGACCGGCGAGCTCACGGAGTCCTACCCTGTGATCGACGCATGGGAGTCGCCCGTCGAGTGGCAGGACCCGCACCCCGCCATCACCGTCGCCGACGGCATCGCCTACGTGACGGAGCCGGCCGCGGACAGCATCCACGCGGTCGACCTGAGCACCGGCGAGATCGTC
Proteins encoded in this window:
- a CDS encoding MMPL family transporter, which produces MSSLLYSLGRWAFRTRKTVVAIWIILLALVGGSALLFNQGTDNGVSIPGTESQEALDRLATTFPQVSGATAQIVVEVPSGSSVRDDDVEGPVEDAIASLEDLKQVDSATSPYDGTVDDTISDDSRAAIVSIQFDGPSGDITETTKDDVSTIAATLADDLPDGVKSALGGQLYSTSFPAFTITEVIGILVALVVLMLTFGSAIAAGIPLMTALLGVAISIAFIYISTAFGTVSSTTPMLALMLGLAVGIDYALFIISRHQDNLKRGMDPEESAAQSVATAGSAVIFAGLTVIIALVGLSVANIPFLTVMGVAAAVGVAVAVIISLTLIPAILGIARMRIVPKRVRRKIEEQGAHDPLAHVSSDHEAVKPNRFFHGWVKAATRWPIVTIVVVVGAVALLALPAMGLRLALPDAGALPEDDQARIAYDMVSDNFGEGYNGPLIVTGSIVESTDPLGLMDDLKSEIEDLDGVAAVPLATPNATADTGIIQVIPEGSPDSEETKALVAEIRGLHQHFLDEYDVDLSVTGFTAVGIDVSDRLGGALLPFGILVVGLSLILLTMVFRSIWVPVTAALGYLLSVLASFGVVALVFEDGVGADLLHVANTGPVISFMPIILMGVLFGLAMDYEVFLVARMREDYVHSGDARRSITTGFLGSAKVVTAAAIIMFAVFAAFVPEGDTNIKPIALGLATGVFIDAFVVRMTLMPAVLTLLGDRAWWIPKKLDKVLPRFDVEGEGIHQELALRDFPAPGADVAIAAQGVRVADDDTTIVSDLSLVVPVGGSLVLQGPSPLTVSAALLTLTGRLEPTEGKLKVAGLPLPVRASGARSRTGYVDLARSEDPVVALRRAVAERPSILAVDGIDAISDTRVRAQLRDLLASTSGAPSRRGGPTALLLGTTGDTADVLSAPGATHRLAEPGAAPDPSAHSRHAGTQVRA
- a CDS encoding TetR/AcrR family transcriptional regulator, with the protein product MSPDVETVHPAADSDRRRRTRERLMDAAFDVFAEAGVHAASVEAICERAGFSRGAFYSNFESKEELFFALSDREVDSTLLKASDLAREVLPATPADDDDVVAEVVRTMITFVGGEANWHRIVAEYRLLAMRDGVVAARYVDFSRRLNDRVVELLQTVTLGAGLRFVGDLQLISRTLLALFGAITEDRLLVGVAGDVSVEDSLAFDAIVAYVHLVTEPDD
- the aztA gene encoding zinc ABC transporter ATP-binding protein AztA → MTSITTHSRQRAHLRGVHVDFDGRSALGGVDLDVHAGSTTVIAGPNGAGKSTLLEVLAGTRDPTSGTRSVDGAIAFVPQRTAISDRLPVTVRDVVTVGTWGRTGRWHPLGADGRAAVAEAMARLGITALATHPLASLSGGQRQRALLAQGIARGADLLLLDEPTTGLDSDSAERIRSIMRSEAERGVAVVCVSHDPVVIREADHVVRLADGVRIGE
- the aztB gene encoding zinc ABC transporter permease AztB, with the protein product MPFPIVGILEPFTLDFLQRALVGGALVAVLCGVVGTWVVIRGMAFLGEALAHGMLPGVALATVLGMPVLVGGAVSAVAMSVGIAALQRRARLSYDTSIGMLFVAMLALGVIVISHSGSFATDATSILFGDILAITALDIALLAIAALAGIALAAAFHRPLVALALDTRIAAVLGLGPRSAQAVLVGLVTLAVVASYQAVGSLLVVGLLLAPAVAAAQWTTRIPTRMVLAAVLGVVSVFVGLLISWHAATAAGASVAATAIAVAGLSWAARASLTAFRPRRLQIPVPA
- a CDS encoding ABC transporter encodes the protein MHLRHTTSALLLGALAFGLSACAPGPAAPTSDETGSEGAAGDGHGAVANAAELSEPRLGLTSIDPMGSVSHLDLLDETVTEIGSIGAPEAMTTDGRYLFAQTDAGLEIVDSGVWTWDHVDHFHYYRADPRLIGTVEGGGEATVATTNLSTTGGTGVFFAESGEAVLLDTEALSKGAISELFRLTAEPGAGMVVPVGSFALVTEGTGASTAVVGYTSEGRKTGLVEACPHAAGTITTRVGAVIGCGDGALLASVEDDELVVERIPYPADTTAPAATAFDNREGRPTVAGLAGDEGVWLLDTRERSWTLLPAPAPLVHVTAVDDEDENVLALTEDGRVLVLDAVGSVIAETAPLVDASLADGWTPALVADQQRAYLSAPSERQLYEIDYADGARIARTFETATEPLFTAETGR
- the aztC gene encoding zinc ABC transporter substrate-binding protein AztC — translated: MNRNVLRATLATTATAIAVVLSFAGCSPAGDDRPLVIVSTNILGDVVGELVGGEAEVVTLMKPNADPHSFEISAQEAARVRSADLVVSNGLGLEEGLQQHLDAAAADGVETFVAGDAIDVLDYSEGDAEGSPDSHFWTDPARMIDVVDALEPVLAELEGADPGVVSEHTAAYRAELEDLDAEMVAAFAAIPEERRALVTNHHVFGYLADRFDFDVVGAVIPGGTTLAAPSASDLADLVEAVEETGVPTIFAESSSPDRLVQALASEADIRVDVVELFTESLTGPDGGAPDYLTMMRVNTERIATGLSR
- the aztD gene encoding zinc metallochaperone AztD, which gives rise to MNTPRLRRAGVTLLAVGTIATLAACSTSTAPSADTTTTPAAADGRIAVAYEGGILVLDGTTLETVADLGSEEFTRLNPAGDGRHVMVTMSDGFQVLDTGAGTTDEPELTDTIFAADTPGHVVRHGGKTILYADGTSDTTIFDTDALASSDGLPEVETIPGVEAHHGVSVVLEDGTFLTTVGNADGRNGIEVRDASGAVIASNDQCPGVHGEGTAADEAVVFGCEDGALVYRDGEIVKLDAPDQPYGRMGNAYVSESSPIVVGDYKTDPDAEGYLLGAVTLIDTTADTLEVVDLPEGVEYTFRGVARGPDDLAYIIGSDGAIHVLDPETGELTESYPVIDAWESPVEWQDPHPAITVADGIAYVTEPAADSIHAVDLSTGEIVATGELDVTPNEIAVAAG